The following nucleotide sequence is from Lacinutrix sp. Hel_I_90.
AGGGTTTTGGGCTAGAGAACTTGGTGATTAAAAAATTTACTCAGGAATTTTCGCGCTTAACCGCAGAAGAGTTTGTAGCGACCATTTTAGTCAATCAACTCAAAGCAAAACACATTATTATAGGTTACGACCATCATTTTGGCAGAAATCGTTCAGCTAATATTGATGATTTAATCACTTTTGGAAAACACTATGGCTTTGAAGTCGAAGCCATAAGCGCTCAAGATATCGATGAAGTTGCTGTGAGTTCTACTAAAATAAGAAAAGCATTAGCTCAGGGCGATATTGCCACAGCTAATAGCTTTTTAGGCTATGCTTTTTTTCTTACTGGATTAGTTGTAAAAGGCAAAGGCTTAGGGCGCACCTTAAGCTTCCCTACTGCTAATTTACAGATTGAAGAAGCCTATAAACTCATCCCGAAACAAGGTGTTTATATTGTGAAATCAATAATTAACGGTATACTTGTTTTTGGAATGATGAATATTGGAAATAACCCAACCGTAAATGGTATTGAAGAAACAGTAGAAGTGCATTTCTTTAATTTTGACGCCTCTCTTTATGGTAAACCTTTAAAAGTTGAATTACTCCACAGACTAAGAGATGAACATAAATTTAACTCTGTAGATGCCCTAAAACAACAACTACAGCAAGACCAACTGAATGCTTTAAAATTTATTGAAACGCATGCTTAATAAGTTCCTTTTTAAACAAATAGACAATAGTGGATTAATCGTCTTTAGAATTGTTTTTGGTTTGCTCTGTTTTTTAGAATCTGTTGGTGCTATTTTCACTGGATGGGTTTCACGCACATTAGTACAACCTAAATTCACCTTTTCCTTTATTGGTTTTGAGTTTTTACAACCCTTACCGGGAAACTGGATGTATGTATATTATGTAATCATGGGGATGTTTGGGCTCTTAATTATGGTTGGTTACAAATACAGATTTAGCATTATTGCGTTTGGTTTGATGTGGGCTTCGGTGTATTTAATGCAAAAAGCGTCGTATAACAATCATTATTATTTTTTAATGTTATTGTGTTTAATTATGGCTTTTCTACCGGCAAGCAAGTATGCTTCCATTGATGCTAAATTAAGACCAAGTATTAAGCGTTTCTCTATGCCACAATGGTGTAGGTGGGTTTTTGTCTTACAGTTGCTAATTCTTTACACCTACGCATCTATCGCCAAACTATATCCCGATTGGTTAGACCTAAGCGTACCCAAGTTATTGATGAAAAGCAAAGCTAACTTACCTTTTATAGGTGACTTTTTACAGCATGAGTTTATGCCCTATTTGGTCGCTTATGGCGGCATTTTATTTGATGGTTTAATTATACCCTTACTCCTATTTAAACGTACTAGAAAATATGCTTTTATTGTTTCCATTTTCTTTCACATGTTTAACTCAATTGTGTTTCAAGTTGGTGTGTTTCCTTACTTATCTTTAGCTTTTTCGCTATTCTTTTTTGAACCTAAAACCATTAGAAACCTCTTTTTAAAACGCAAATCATTATATACAGAAGGTGAAGTTATCGTTCCTAACTACAAAACCCCTTTATTAGTTTTTGCTAGTATTTATTTTGTTATTCAAGTGTTATTACCCATACGCCATCACTTTATTCCCGATGATGTCCTCTGGACCGAAGAAGGCCACAGACTCTCTTGGCGTATGATGTTGC
It contains:
- a CDS encoding HTTM domain-containing protein, whose product is MLNKFLFKQIDNSGLIVFRIVFGLLCFLESVGAIFTGWVSRTLVQPKFTFSFIGFEFLQPLPGNWMYVYYVIMGMFGLLIMVGYKYRFSIIAFGLMWASVYLMQKASYNNHYYFLMLLCLIMAFLPASKYASIDAKLRPSIKRFSMPQWCRWVFVLQLLILYTYASIAKLYPDWLDLSVPKLLMKSKANLPFIGDFLQHEFMPYLVAYGGILFDGLIIPLLLFKRTRKYAFIVSIFFHMFNSIVFQVGVFPYLSLAFSLFFFEPKTIRNLFLKRKSLYTEGEVIVPNYKTPLLVFASIYFVIQVLLPIRHHFIPDDVLWTEEGHRLSWRMMLRSKSSYTSYKVVDKATGEIIPINLEHYLTRKQIRLASTKPDVIWQFAQYLKEDFKKKDKDIQVFVNANVSVNNKPHHQLIDPKVDLANVEWNVFKHNDWIRPSK
- a CDS encoding bifunctional riboflavin kinase/FAD synthetase, which gives rise to MESTASKKKHTVVTIGTFDGVHIGHQKIIERLIQVGKTKDLEPTILTFFPHPRMVLQKDANIKLINTIAEKETILKGFGLENLVIKKFTQEFSRLTAEEFVATILVNQLKAKHIIIGYDHHFGRNRSANIDDLITFGKHYGFEVEAISAQDIDEVAVSSTKIRKALAQGDIATANSFLGYAFFLTGLVVKGKGLGRTLSFPTANLQIEEAYKLIPKQGVYIVKSIINGILVFGMMNIGNNPTVNGIEETVEVHFFNFDASLYGKPLKVELLHRLRDEHKFNSVDALKQQLQQDQLNALKFIETHA